In one Methanobrevibacter arboriphilus genomic region, the following are encoded:
- the rpl3p gene encoding 50S ribosomal protein L3, whose translation MVRHHQPRKGSVAFSPRKRAAKETPRIKSWPQEDESKLLGLAGYKVGMTHAMMVDNDKNSPTSGMEVFTPVTILEVPPVVVMGVRAYEKTTYGLKVITEVLADNLDKELSRKVSLPKEYNQSEAIAKIQEALEETVDIKVLVHTNPKVTSVPKKKPEIFECGIGGKTAEEKLNAALELLGNEVKATDVFSDGQYVDSIATTKGKGFQGPVKRWGIRIQYGKAARSSKKRHIGSMGPWTPSRTMWTVPQAGQMGYHKRTEYNKKILKIGDSSEVDAVNPDGGFIKYGLVKNDYIMVKGSLPGPSKRLVILRKAMRAKGKSNDAPQINYISTKSKQGV comes from the coding sequence ATGGTTAGACATCACCAGCCAAGGAAAGGATCAGTTGCATTCAGTCCTAGAAAAAGAGCTGCTAAAGAGACACCAAGAATAAAATCTTGGCCTCAAGAAGATGAGTCAAAGTTATTGGGACTCGCTGGATACAAAGTCGGTATGACACATGCTATGATGGTTGATAATGATAAAAATTCTCCAACCAGTGGTATGGAAGTATTCACACCTGTAACTATTCTTGAAGTACCCCCTGTTGTAGTAATGGGAGTACGTGCATATGAAAAAACTACTTACGGATTAAAAGTTATTACTGAAGTTCTTGCAGATAATTTAGATAAAGAACTTTCTAGGAAAGTTTCACTTCCAAAGGAATATAATCAATCTGAAGCTATTGCAAAGATTCAGGAAGCTTTAGAAGAAACTGTAGATATTAAAGTTTTAGTTCACACAAACCCTAAAGTAACATCTGTTCCTAAGAAAAAGCCGGAAATATTTGAATGTGGTATAGGTGGAAAAACTGCAGAAGAAAAATTAAACGCGGCTCTTGAATTGTTGGGCAATGAAGTAAAAGCTACTGACGTATTCTCTGATGGTCAGTATGTTGATTCTATTGCTACTACTAAAGGAAAAGGATTCCAAGGCCCTGTTAAAAGATGGGGTATTAGGATACAGTATGGTAAAGCTGCTAGGAGTAGTAAAAAGAGACATATAGGATCTATGGGTCCATGGACACCGTCAAGAACTATGTGGACAGTACCTCAAGCAGGACAAATGGGTTACCATAAGAGAACAGAATATAACAAAAAAATCTTGAAAATTGGAGATTCATCTGAAGTCGATGCAGTCAACCCAGATGGAGGATTTATTAAATATGGTTTAGTTAAAAACGACTATATTATGGTTAAAGGGTCTCTTCCTGGTCCAAGTAAAAGATTAGTTATTCTCAGAAAAGCTATGAGGGCAAAAGGTAAGTCCAATGACGCACCTCAAATTAATTATATAAGTACAAAATCTAAACAAGGTGTCTAA
- a CDS encoding putative RNA uridine N3 methyltransferase produces the protein MHKKQVSIFIPDSFLSETSDLKIKTSKIGVIGRALALFKIDQIVIYKDLSQNDDKYVTDADFMADVLGYMDTPQYLRKKVFPIRSELKHVGILPPLRTPHHPTESDLKVGDYRQGFTVKRNKKGTYIDIGMKSDSGMKGMENLAFCKEQLSVNKVFSFRVTKLAKEVIVTPDEPDDVYWGYKTLSTHKSLKNSLKLVNPDFVVETTRYADTINSIFNEFEEKLDKADNIAIVFGGPYSSISEDLSGFSWDLVKLNTIPSQGTETVRTEEAVISTLSIINMLLNFC, from the coding sequence ATGCATAAAAAACAGGTTTCTATATTCATTCCAGATTCATTCTTAAGTGAGACATCTGATTTAAAAATTAAAACTTCTAAAATTGGAGTTATAGGTAGGGCTTTAGCTTTATTTAAAATTGATCAGATTGTTATATATAAGGATCTTTCTCAAAATGATGATAAATATGTAACTGACGCTGATTTCATGGCGGATGTACTCGGATATATGGATACTCCTCAATATCTTAGAAAAAAAGTATTTCCTATTCGTTCTGAGTTAAAGCATGTAGGGATTCTCCCTCCTCTTAGAACTCCTCATCATCCTACTGAATCTGATTTAAAAGTCGGTGATTATAGGCAGGGATTCACTGTCAAAAGAAATAAGAAAGGGACTTATATTGATATTGGTATGAAAAGTGATAGTGGCATGAAAGGTATGGAAAATCTGGCTTTTTGCAAAGAACAGCTAAGTGTCAATAAAGTTTTTAGCTTTAGAGTCACTAAATTAGCTAAAGAGGTAATAGTCACACCCGATGAACCGGATGACGTTTACTGGGGATATAAGACATTATCCACACATAAAAGTCTTAAAAATAGCTTGAAATTAGTTAATCCCGATTTTGTTGTCGAAACAACAAGATATGCAGATACAATAAATTCTATTTTTAATGAATTTGAAGAAAAATTAGATAAAGCTGATAATATTGCTATTGTCTTTGGAGGACCTTATTCTTCTATTTCCGAAGATTTAAGTGGATTTTCTTGGGATTTAGTTAAACTAAATACAATTCCTTCCCAGGGAACTGAAACTGTAAGGACCGAAGAAGCAGTTATTTCGACTTTGTCAATTATAAATATGTTGCTAAATTTCTGTTGA
- a CDS encoding METTL5 family protein, protein MKITKKRHLEIAIENIPRFESPKIDFEQYPTSASIAADLLWNARSLGDISNKSILDLGCGTGVFAISSMLLNANCATGVDIDSSAIKIARNTVNDMNISNINFIVDDVYNLHKNDDFNFKFDTVITNPPFGAQSRGKRGVDRIFMELAMGFADVAYSFHIAETWDFVVNYYENLGGKITHEFFYKFPLLNTYEFHTQESRDIDVIVFRIVNSS, encoded by the coding sequence ATGAAAATCACAAAAAAAAGGCATTTAGAAATAGCTATTGAAAATATTCCAAGATTCGAATCTCCTAAAATTGATTTTGAACAGTATCCTACTTCTGCTTCAATTGCTGCTGATCTTTTATGGAATGCAAGAAGTTTAGGTGACATTTCTAATAAATCAATTCTTGATTTAGGTTGTGGAACTGGTGTATTTGCTATTTCTTCAATGCTTCTTAATGCTAACTGTGCAACAGGAGTTGATATTGATTCTTCTGCTATAAAAATTGCACGAAATACTGTTAATGATATGAATATTTCCAATATTAATTTTATCGTTGATGATGTTTATAATTTACATAAAAACGATGATTTTAACTTTAAATTTGACACAGTTATTACAAATCCTCCTTTTGGAGCTCAATCTAGAGGTAAAAGAGGTGTTGATAGAATTTTCATGGAATTAGCTATGGGCTTTGCAGATGTTGCTTATTCATTCCATATAGCAGAAACTTGGGATTTTGTAGTTAATTATTACGAAAATTTAGGAGGAAAAATAACTCACGAATTTTTTTATAAGTTTCCATTATTAAATACCTATGAATTTCACACTCAGGAAAGTAGAGATATTGATGTGATTGTTTTTCGAATTGTTAATTCTTCTTAA
- a CDS encoding acetyl-CoA carboxylase biotin carboxylase subunit has product MFDKVLIANRGEIAIRIMRACRELDVKSVAIYSDADKTSLYTNYADERYALGNPSPSKSYLNIDKIMDIAIESGAEAIHPGYGFLAENSELGKQCEKNGITLIGPSGKVIESMGDKITSKKLMKKAGVPVIGGTENGVTDIDEAVKIAESIGYPVIVKASAGGGGIGMRTVYEEDELVRAIESTQSVASTNFGDSTVFIEKYIEKPRHIEFQILADDHGNTIHVADRECSIQRRHQKLIEEAPSPIMTEELREKMGESAIKAAEYINYTSAGTVEFLYSGGEYYFLEMNTRIQVEHPITEIITNIDLVKEQLKIASGKELSYSQKDVKVNGHAVECRINAENPLADFAPNPGKITGYRSPGGPGVRLDSGVYMNYSIPTFYDSMISKLITWGSNRNEAIARMKRALSEYIILGVKTTIPFHKAIMRNNHFLSGDLHTHFVDDYRKGIDDDIREIMEEETERINRMRSTFMPGKKVAAISAAVGSYLNTAKNQQIKK; this is encoded by the coding sequence ATGTTTGATAAAGTATTAATTGCCAATAGAGGAGAAATAGCTATAAGAATAATGAGAGCTTGTCGTGAATTAGATGTTAAAAGCGTAGCGATTTACTCTGATGCTGATAAAACATCTCTTTATACTAATTATGCAGATGAAAGATATGCATTAGGTAATCCCTCTCCTTCAAAGAGCTACCTTAACATTGATAAAATAATGGATATAGCTATTGAATCAGGGGCAGAAGCTATTCACCCAGGTTATGGTTTCTTAGCTGAAAACTCAGAACTTGGAAAACAATGCGAAAAAAATGGAATAACACTTATTGGACCAAGTGGAAAAGTCATTGAATCTATGGGAGATAAAATCACCTCTAAAAAATTGATGAAAAAGGCAGGAGTTCCTGTTATTGGAGGAACAGAAAATGGAGTAACTGATATTGATGAAGCTGTAAAAATTGCAGAATCTATTGGTTATCCAGTTATTGTTAAAGCATCAGCAGGAGGTGGAGGGATTGGTATGCGTACCGTTTATGAAGAAGATGAATTAGTACGTGCAATTGAATCCACACAATCAGTAGCTTCAACAAACTTTGGAGACTCAACAGTATTTATTGAAAAATATATTGAAAAACCAAGACATATTGAATTTCAGATTTTAGCTGATGACCATGGAAACACAATTCATGTAGCTGACAGAGAATGTTCTATTCAACGAAGACATCAAAAATTAATTGAAGAAGCACCTTCCCCAATTATGACCGAAGAATTGAGAGAAAAAATGGGTGAAAGTGCAATAAAAGCTGCAGAATATATTAATTATACTAGTGCAGGAACAGTGGAATTTTTATACAGTGGAGGAGAATATTATTTCCTAGAAATGAATACTAGAATACAAGTAGAACATCCAATTACAGAAATAATTACCAATATAGACCTTGTTAAAGAACAATTGAAAATAGCCTCAGGAAAAGAATTAAGCTACTCTCAAAAAGATGTGAAAGTTAATGGACATGCAGTTGAATGTAGGATAAATGCAGAAAATCCATTGGCAGATTTTGCACCAAATCCTGGGAAAATTACAGGATATAGATCTCCAGGAGGTCCAGGAGTTCGACTTGATAGTGGAGTTTATATGAATTATTCAATTCCAACCTTTTATGACTCAATGATATCAAAATTAATTACTTGGGGAAGCAATAGAAATGAAGCTATAGCTAGAATGAAAAGAGCTTTGAGTGAGTATATTATTCTTGGTGTTAAAACAACTATTCCTTTTCATAAAGCAATAATGAGAAATAATCATTTTTTATCTGGTGATCTTCACACTCATTTTGTTGATGATTATAGAAAAGGAATTGATGATGATATAAGAGAGATAATGGAAGAAGAAACTGAAAGAATAAATCGTATGAGATCTACATTTATGCCTGGTAAAAAAGTAGCTGCTATTTCTGCGGCTGTAGGATCTTACTTAAATACAGCTAAAAATCAACAAATTAAAAAATAG
- a CDS encoding biotin--[acetyl-CoA-carboxylase] ligase has protein sequence MKKSMQELLSKNKEKISKESAEKILRIDEAEIAEFLREIGSQEIEYIPSGMIKKGLTTEYIGKKIYSFNEVESTNSVAKFLAKQGSPEGTVIISETQTKGKGRRGKKWESPSGGIWLSIILKPDIDPSKAPLITLATGVAVARTLRGMNIDARIKWPNDILINNKKVCGILTEANAKFNTVEYVIVGVGIDTNLNVDVLTEDVKKRATSLSVEAKIEISESETVSNFLNEFEEIYDLFKLEQFDEILYDWRKMSQTIGSYVEIKQPLGKVLKGTAVGINNQGALILELNNGELKKVISGECTLKEN, from the coding sequence ATGAAAAAAAGTATGCAAGAACTTTTATCAAAGAATAAAGAGAAAATATCAAAAGAATCCGCTGAAAAAATTCTTAGAATTGATGAAGCAGAAATTGCAGAATTTTTAAGAGAAATTGGAAGTCAGGAAATAGAGTATATACCTAGTGGAATGATTAAAAAAGGATTAACTACTGAGTATATAGGAAAAAAAATTTATAGTTTTAATGAGGTTGAATCTACAAATAGTGTAGCTAAATTCTTAGCTAAACAAGGATCTCCTGAAGGTACTGTAATTATATCTGAAACTCAAACTAAAGGAAAAGGAAGAAGAGGTAAAAAATGGGAATCACCAAGTGGAGGAATTTGGCTTTCCATAATACTTAAACCAGATATTGACCCTTCAAAAGCACCACTTATAACTTTAGCTACTGGAGTTGCTGTAGCTAGAACTCTCAGAGGAATGAACATTGATGCTAGAATAAAATGGCCAAACGATATACTTATAAATAATAAAAAAGTCTGTGGAATCCTTACAGAAGCAAATGCTAAATTTAATACAGTAGAATATGTTATTGTAGGAGTAGGTATTGACACAAACTTAAATGTTGATGTTTTAACTGAAGATGTTAAAAAAAGAGCAACTTCTCTAAGTGTTGAAGCAAAAATAGAAATAAGTGAATCTGAAACTGTTTCAAACTTCCTTAATGAGTTTGAAGAAATATATGACTTATTTAAACTTGAACAGTTTGATGAGATACTATATGACTGGAGAAAAATGTCACAAACAATTGGAAGTTATGTTGAGATAAAACAGCCATTAGGAAAAGTATTAAAAGGAACTGCAGTAGGGATTAATAATCAAGGGGCTTTAATACTTGAACTAAACAATGGAGAGCTAAAAAAAGTAATCTCTGGAGAATGCACACTTAAAGAAAATTAA
- a CDS encoding TIGR03576 family pyridoxal phosphate-dependent enzyme, producing the protein MLIKNSLDEMKKREISLKVIKSIIDKKGKNSLCDLTGLSGGFLAKQNDLNLLETYIGPAIFEEELQIVGKEHLGGEKIFAANRTSSGILATILAIVKKNTSVIHFLPEFPSHPSIPRSCKLVGAKYLEFDNVDDFKNNFLEDTSLVIITGSTMDHKILEIDDFKDIIGIAKNNNIPVLVDDASGARLRTAIYFQDKATDLGADLVVTSTDKLMMGPRGGLMAGKSELIDKIKTKAHQFGLEAQPPSILAMVKGLEEYDENNLRKSLSKKEKLVILVDSSFSMFEETPTGIMVSEKSLEKEVLLNNEINPNISSKDLCFLWAMILLKEENIITIPAVSMPGASPTIRFDLAANDAKNLDINLLFDKINSSFKTLLTASKDESLARKVLFNIE; encoded by the coding sequence ATGTTAATTAAAAATTCATTAGATGAGATGAAGAAAAGGGAGATTTCTCTTAAAGTGATTAAATCAATAATTGATAAAAAGGGTAAAAACTCATTATGTGATTTAACTGGTTTGTCTGGAGGATTTTTAGCTAAACAAAATGATTTAAATCTTTTAGAAACATATATTGGTCCTGCAATTTTCGAAGAAGAATTACAAATTGTTGGTAAAGAACACCTTGGTGGTGAAAAAATATTTGCAGCCAATAGAACTAGTTCTGGAATTTTAGCTACTATATTGGCTATTGTTAAGAAAAATACCAGTGTAATACATTTTTTACCAGAATTTCCTTCTCACCCATCTATTCCTCGTAGTTGTAAACTTGTAGGTGCTAAATATTTAGAATTTGATAATGTGGATGATTTTAAAAATAATTTTTTAGAAGATACTTCTTTAGTTATAATTACAGGATCAACTATGGATCATAAAATATTAGAAATAGATGATTTTAAAGATATTATAGGTATTGCTAAGAATAATAATATTCCTGTATTGGTTGATGATGCTTCTGGTGCTAGGCTTAGAACAGCTATCTATTTTCAAGATAAAGCCACTGATTTAGGGGCTGATTTAGTTGTTACAAGTACAGATAAACTTATGATGGGTCCTAGAGGAGGTTTAATGGCTGGAAAATCTGAATTAATAGATAAAATAAAGACTAAAGCTCATCAATTTGGATTAGAAGCTCAACCTCCAAGTATTTTGGCTATGGTTAAAGGTCTTGAAGAATATGATGAAAATAATCTGAGAAAATCTTTATCTAAAAAGGAAAAATTAGTCATTTTGGTTGATAGTAGTTTTTCTATGTTTGAGGAAACTCCCACTGGAATTATGGTTTCTGAAAAATCTCTTGAAAAAGAAGTACTACTTAATAATGAAATAAATCCAAATATTTCATCTAAGGATCTATGTTTTTTATGGGCTATGATTCTTCTAAAAGAGGAGAATATAATTACAATTCCTGCAGTTTCTATGCCTGGAGCTTCACCAACAATTAGATTTGACTTAGCAGCTAATGATGCTAAAAATTTAGATATAAATCTCCTTTTTGATAAAATAAACAGTTCTTTCAAGACTTTATTAACTGCCTCTAAAGATGAAAGTTTGGCTAGAAAAGTTTTATTTAATATAGAATAG
- a CDS encoding TIGR00288 family NYN domain-containing protein encodes MRKFEKLASLNRYMPLRKKGAEDSNIGLLVDGPNILRKEFDLDLKVIKNLLDVSGDLRIAKVLFNQYASDKLIEAVVNQGFTPLVVAGDTDVHMAVEAMELIYNPNIDIIALMTRDADFLPIINKAKENGKETIVIGVDYGFSIALKNSCDKCIILSTEGEVLES; translated from the coding sequence ATGAGAAAATTTGAGAAATTAGCTTCCCTAAATCGATATATGCCTCTTAGAAAGAAGGGTGCTGAAGATAGTAATATTGGACTTCTAGTTGATGGTCCAAATATACTTAGAAAAGAATTTGATTTAGATTTAAAAGTTATAAAAAATTTGTTAGATGTTTCTGGTGATTTGAGAATAGCTAAAGTTCTTTTTAATCAATACGCCTCAGATAAGCTTATCGAGGCTGTTGTAAATCAAGGATTTACTCCTTTAGTCGTTGCTGGGGATACTGATGTTCATATGGCTGTTGAAGCTATGGAATTAATTTATAATCCTAACATCGATATAATAGCATTAATGACTAGGGATGCAGACTTCCTACCTATTATAAATAAAGCTAAAGAGAATGGTAAAGAGACTATAGTTATTGGGGTTGATTATGGTTTTTCAATTGCTTTAAAAAATTCTTGTGATAAATGTATTATTCTTTCAACAGAAGGAGAGGTTTTAGAAAGCTAA
- the rqcH gene encoding ribosome rescue protein RqcH yields the protein MKTMSNVDINAICYELNEILEGARVDKSFQPTKDTVIMRFHVRGTGRVDVVFQAGVRIHTTRYPLDNPKIPPSFPMVLRKHLKGANIVSIKQHNFDRVVEIKIKKEKTYTLVIELFSKGNIILLDEAGNIVIPLKRKQWSDRDISSKKEYKYPPKRGINPLELQKKDLIQLFNDSNTDLIRTLARSGLGGVYSEEIVLRSGIDKKTISSNLGDEEINKIYETILDIFNPLKNHKINPNIVIRNDNVSDSSKDLNKINKPKEDVLPLNLQLYEDNNEYKREYFDTFNEAADEFFSKRIKDEIKGVQEDIWDKKVGKYEKRLKIQNETLNGFKNTIKVSKQKGDLLYANYSQIENLLNVIQNARSKEYPWKQISKTLKDAKKSGMDEAQIVDSMDKLGNLVLDIDGEKISIDSKIPIPENAEMYYEKAKKAKRKIEGALIAIENTEKQLKKMEDKRDIAMDNIMVPQKRVKKELTWYEKLRWFVTSDNFLVIGGRDANTNEAVVKKYLDNNDIYLHSDIHGASSVVIKTEGNKVNDNTLKESAIFAASFSSAWSKNYGTQDVYWVNPDQVSKTPESGEFVAKGSFIIRGNRNHIRGLNLKIAVGIVDYEGKRIMAGPVDAVSSHTDNYVIIKPGYTKKEAIAKKILHKINEDNIISLDDVVRVLPSGKCDIVDS from the coding sequence ATGAAAACAATGTCAAATGTGGATATTAATGCTATATGTTATGAATTAAATGAAATTTTAGAAGGTGCAAGAGTAGATAAATCCTTTCAACCTACTAAAGATACTGTTATTATGAGATTTCATGTAAGAGGTACTGGAAGAGTTGATGTTGTATTTCAAGCAGGTGTAAGGATTCATACTACTAGATATCCTTTAGATAATCCAAAAATCCCTCCTTCATTCCCAATGGTTCTTAGAAAACACTTGAAAGGAGCTAATATTGTTTCTATTAAACAGCATAATTTTGATCGTGTTGTTGAAATAAAAATCAAAAAAGAAAAAACTTACACTCTTGTGATTGAGTTGTTTTCTAAAGGTAATATAATCCTTTTAGATGAAGCGGGTAATATTGTTATTCCTTTGAAAAGAAAGCAATGGAGTGATAGAGATATTAGTTCTAAAAAAGAATATAAATATCCTCCAAAAAGAGGTATAAATCCTCTTGAACTTCAAAAAAAGGATTTAATCCAATTATTTAATGATTCTAATACAGATTTAATAAGAACATTAGCTCGAAGTGGTTTAGGAGGAGTATATTCTGAAGAAATTGTTTTAAGATCAGGTATAGATAAAAAGACTATATCTTCTAATTTAGGAGATGAAGAAATTAATAAGATTTATGAAACAATTTTAGATATATTTAATCCTTTAAAAAATCATAAGATTAATCCAAACATTGTTATAAGAAATGATAATGTTTCAGATAGCTCTAAAGATTTAAATAAAATAAATAAACCAAAAGAAGATGTTTTACCTTTAAATCTTCAACTTTATGAAGATAATAATGAATATAAAAGAGAATATTTTGACACTTTCAATGAAGCTGCTGATGAATTTTTTTCAAAAAGAATCAAAGATGAAATTAAAGGTGTTCAAGAAGATATATGGGATAAAAAAGTTGGAAAATATGAAAAAAGGCTTAAAATACAAAATGAAACATTAAATGGATTTAAAAATACTATAAAAGTTTCTAAACAAAAGGGGGATCTTTTATATGCAAATTATTCTCAAATTGAAAATCTTTTAAATGTTATTCAAAATGCAAGATCTAAAGAATATCCTTGGAAACAGATATCTAAAACATTAAAGGATGCTAAAAAATCGGGGATGGATGAAGCTCAGATTGTAGATTCTATGGATAAGTTAGGTAATTTAGTTCTCGATATTGATGGTGAAAAAATTTCTATTGATTCTAAGATTCCTATTCCTGAAAATGCTGAAATGTATTATGAAAAAGCTAAAAAAGCTAAAAGAAAGATTGAAGGTGCTTTAATAGCTATTGAAAATACTGAAAAGCAACTAAAAAAAATGGAGGATAAGAGAGATATAGCTATGGATAATATTATGGTTCCACAAAAGAGAGTTAAAAAGGAGCTTACTTGGTATGAAAAATTGAGATGGTTTGTTACTTCTGACAATTTTCTTGTTATTGGTGGTCGTGATGCAAATACTAATGAGGCGGTTGTTAAGAAATACTTAGATAATAATGATATATATCTTCATTCTGATATACATGGAGCATCTTCAGTAGTAATAAAAACTGAAGGTAATAAAGTAAATGACAATACCCTTAAAGAATCTGCAATTTTCGCAGCTTCATTTTCAAGTGCATGGTCAAAAAATTATGGAACTCAGGATGTATATTGGGTTAATCCGGATCAAGTTTCAAAAACTCCAGAGTCTGGTGAGTTTGTAGCTAAAGGTTCATTTATAATTCGAGGAAATAGGAATCATATTCGTGGATTGAATTTAAAAATTGCAGTAGGTATTGTTGATTATGAAGGAAAAAGAATCATGGCAGGTCCAGTTGATGCAGTGAGTTCTCATACAGATAATTATGTTATTATAAAACCCGGCTATACAAAAAAAGAGGCTATAGCTAAAAAAATTTTGCATAAGATTAATGAAGATAACATAATCAGTTTAGATGATGTTGTGAGAGTTTTACCATCTGGTAAATGTGATATTGTTGATTCCTAG
- a CDS encoding DUF5379 family protein, translating into MEIDTGVKITSIHIVAAIITGYITSLISLGMVPGIGQNDLIAGVIGIIVLYAMGQLCDRLFGKQEGFTKWLWDGIVPFAFAWFVVWTLIINYAPVIF; encoded by the coding sequence ATGGAGATAGATACTGGTGTTAAAATCACCTCAATACATATTGTAGCTGCTATAATTACAGGTTACATAACTTCCTTAATAAGTTTAGGAATGGTACCAGGAATTGGTCAAAACGACCTTATAGCAGGTGTAATTGGAATTATTGTACTTTATGCAATGGGTCAACTATGCGATAGATTATTTGGAAAACAAGAAGGATTCACAAAATGGTTATGGGATGGAATTGTTCCATTTGCATTTGCATGGTTTGTAGTTTGGACTCTTATAATAAATTATGCACCCGTAATTTTCTAA